The following coding sequences lie in one Saimiri boliviensis isolate mSaiBol1 chromosome 6, mSaiBol1.pri, whole genome shotgun sequence genomic window:
- the NECTIN1 gene encoding nectin-1 isoform X1, giving the protein MARMGLAGAAGCWWGLALGLTAFFLPGAHSQVVQVNDSMYGFIGTDVVLHCSFANPLPSVKITQVTWQKATNGTKQNVAIYNPSMGVSVLAPYRERVEFLRPSFTDGTIRLSRLELEDEGVYICEFATFPTGNRESQLNLTVMAKPTNWIEGTQAVLRAKKGQDDKVLVATCTSANGKPPSVVSWETRLKGEAEYQEIRNPNGTVTVISRYRLVPSREAHQQSLACIVNYHMDRFKESLTLNVQYEPEVTIEGFDGNWYLQRMDVKLTCKADANPPATEYHWTTLNGSLPKGVEAQNRTLFFKGPINYSLAGTYICEATNSIGTRSGQVEVNITEFPYTPSPPEHGRRAGPVPTAIIGGVAGSVLLVLIVVGGIVVALRRRRHTFKGDYSTKKHVYGNGYSKAGIPQHHPPMAQNLQYPDDSDDEKKAGPLGGSSYEEEEEEESGGGGERKVGGPHPKYDEDAKRPYFTVDEAEARQDGYGDRTLGYQYDPEQLDLAENMVSQNDGSFISKKEWYV; this is encoded by the exons GTGCCCACTCCCAGGTGGTCCAGGTGAACGACTCCATGTATGGCTTCATCGGCACAGATGTGGTTCTGCACTGCAGCTTTGCCAACCCTCTGCCCAGCGTAAAGATCACCCAGGTCACGTGGCAGAAGGCCACCAATGGCACCAAGCAGAACGTGGCCATCTACAACCCATCCATGGGCGTGTCTGTACTAGCTCCCTACCGAGAGCGTGTGGAATTCCTGAGACCCTCCTTCACCGATGGCACCATCCGCCTCTCCCGCCTGGAGCTGGAGGATGAGGGTGTCTACATCTGCGAGTTTGCCACCTTCCCTACGGGCAATCGGGAAAGCCAGCTCAATCTCACAGTGATGG CCAAACCCACCAACTGGATAGAGGGTACTCAGGCAGTGCTTCGAGCCAAGAAGGGGCAGGATGACAAGGTCCTGGTGGCCACCTGCACCTCAGCCAATGGGAAGCCTCCCAGTGTGGTATCCTGGGAAACTCGGCTAAAGGGTGAGGCAGAGTACCAGGAGATCCGGAACCCCAATGGCACAGTGACGGTCATCAGCCGCTACCGCCTGGTGCCAAGCAGGGAAGCCCACCAACAGTCCTTGGCCTGCATCGTCAACTATCACATGGACCGCTTCAAGGAAAGCCTCACTCTCAACGTGCAGT ATGAGCCCGAGGTAACCATCGAGGGGTTTGATGGCAACTGGTACCTGCAGCGGATGGACGTGAAGCTCACATGCAAAGCTGACGCTAACCCCCCGGCCACTGAATACCACTGGACCAC GCTGAATGGCTCTCTCCCCAAGGGTGTGGAGGCCCAGAACAGAACCCTCTTCTTCAAGGGACCCATCAACTATAGCCTGGCAGGGACCTACATCTGTGAGGCCACCAACTCCATCGGCACACGCTCAGGCCAGGTGGAGGTCAATATCACAG AATTCCCCTACACCCCGTCTCCTCCCGAACATGGGCGGCGCGCCGGGCCGGTGCCCACGGCCATCATTGGGGGCGTGGCGGGCAGCGTCCTGCTGGTGCTGATTGTGGTCGGCGGGATCGTGGTCGCCCTGCGTCGGCGCCGGCACACCTTCAAGGGTGACTACAGCACCAAGAAGCACGTGTACGGCAACGGCTACAGCAAGGCGGGCATCCCCCAGCACCACCCGCCGATGGCACAGAACCTGCAGTACCCGGACGACTCAGACGATGAGAAGAAGGCTGGCCCACTGGGTGGAAGCAGctatgaggaggaggaggaggaggagagcggTGGAGGGGGCGAGCGTAAGGTGGGCGGCCCCCACCCCAAATATGACGAGGATGCCAAGCGGCCCTACTTCACCGTGGATGAGGCCGAGGCCCGTCAGGACGGCTACGGAGACCGGACTCTGGGCTACCAGTATGACCCTGAGCAGCTGGACTTGGCTGAGAACATGGTTTCTCAGAACGACGGGTCTTTCATTTCCAAGAAGGAGTGGTACGTGTAG
- the NECTIN1 gene encoding nectin-1 isoform X2, translating into MARMGLAGAAGCWWGLALGLTAFFLPGAHSQVVQVNDSMYGFIGTDVVLHCSFANPLPSVKITQVTWQKATNGTKQNVAIYNPSMGVSVLAPYRERVEFLRPSFTDGTIRLSRLELEDEGVYICEFATFPTGNRESQLNLTVMAKPTNWIEGTQAVLRAKKGQDDKVLVATCTSANGKPPSVVSWETRLKGEAEYQEIRNPNGTVTVISRYRLVPSREAHQQSLACIVNYHMDRFKESLTLNVQYEPEVTIEGFDGNWYLQRMDVKLTCKADANPPATEYHWTTLNGSLPKGVEAQNRTLFFKGPINYSLAGTYICEATNSIGTRSGQVEVNITAQSRGAFCQLTHPGKGKTRARRF; encoded by the exons GTGCCCACTCCCAGGTGGTCCAGGTGAACGACTCCATGTATGGCTTCATCGGCACAGATGTGGTTCTGCACTGCAGCTTTGCCAACCCTCTGCCCAGCGTAAAGATCACCCAGGTCACGTGGCAGAAGGCCACCAATGGCACCAAGCAGAACGTGGCCATCTACAACCCATCCATGGGCGTGTCTGTACTAGCTCCCTACCGAGAGCGTGTGGAATTCCTGAGACCCTCCTTCACCGATGGCACCATCCGCCTCTCCCGCCTGGAGCTGGAGGATGAGGGTGTCTACATCTGCGAGTTTGCCACCTTCCCTACGGGCAATCGGGAAAGCCAGCTCAATCTCACAGTGATGG CCAAACCCACCAACTGGATAGAGGGTACTCAGGCAGTGCTTCGAGCCAAGAAGGGGCAGGATGACAAGGTCCTGGTGGCCACCTGCACCTCAGCCAATGGGAAGCCTCCCAGTGTGGTATCCTGGGAAACTCGGCTAAAGGGTGAGGCAGAGTACCAGGAGATCCGGAACCCCAATGGCACAGTGACGGTCATCAGCCGCTACCGCCTGGTGCCAAGCAGGGAAGCCCACCAACAGTCCTTGGCCTGCATCGTCAACTATCACATGGACCGCTTCAAGGAAAGCCTCACTCTCAACGTGCAGT ATGAGCCCGAGGTAACCATCGAGGGGTTTGATGGCAACTGGTACCTGCAGCGGATGGACGTGAAGCTCACATGCAAAGCTGACGCTAACCCCCCGGCCACTGAATACCACTGGACCAC GCTGAATGGCTCTCTCCCCAAGGGTGTGGAGGCCCAGAACAGAACCCTCTTCTTCAAGGGACCCATCAACTATAGCCTGGCAGGGACCTACATCTGTGAGGCCACCAACTCCATCGGCACACGCTCAGGCCAGGTGGAGGTCAATATCACAG CCCAAAGCCGTGGTGCTTTCTGTCAACTTACCCATCCAGGCAAAGGGAAAACAAGGGCTAGGAGGTTCTGA